From the Trifolium pratense cultivar HEN17-A07 linkage group LG4, ARS_RC_1.1, whole genome shotgun sequence genome, the window ATTGGTTAATATTGGATAATGTGGCATATGTGTGACTGTTCTAAATATACCATGTTCAATTTCTattgataaatatataaaaatacatcCATTAAACAaatcttcatatatataattcaattttagtagtaaatattacaaatttaatattatattattgcaGATTTTGTAGTAAATATTATTGTgagtttcttaattttttttctttttaaaatgacaagtaaaaaggaacggagggagtatatgttaTTGTTTCATATACtaattcaaatattaaaattaacaacAACACCGGAAACCATTCGAAAATTCTACTTTTAATGTTCCGTGTTTAATCTTATCGAAAAAAATGTTCTGTGTTTATTTCCTTGGGGTAAGGTCTAACCCCCttataattatgttatttttcttctttttaatagTAATAATGAGTTATAGGCTAGGAAgcacactcctcagattaggcgtgtccgtgtcggacacgtgtcggtgtccgtgtctgacaccgacaccgacacttatgattacactaaattatgtcacgtttccaaatttttatcggtgtcgacgtgtccgtgtcagtgtccgtgtcttgtccggtgtccgtgtctgtgttcgtgcttcataggttataGGTGGAAGACGGGCAAAGATAGGAGTGCCAATATAGTTGGAATATCTATTTCTACCTTGATATCTAGATgttcttaatttattaaaaaatattgataatttatatagatatatttaattttggaatcaaaattggggaaaaaaagtaatttaagatatttatataaaaaaaaaaagtaattttttgtaatattttatgTGATAATATGTAAAATCAGTTTCGAAAATAAATTCATATCTAATATTTTGGGCTGAAATCAGTTTCAAAAAAATCTTGTTAAACCTAGcaaaaattttatgtttttgggGTTTAATTGTAACGTGATGTTAATTGTACTTCAATCTGTCCTATTATGTTTCCGAGTTGCATCATTATTATGGtgtttcaaaattttcaccGGATTGTGTTTTGCAGCCGTCATGTGCGCCGAATCGAATGCTCGAGATACCAATTATAACGGGAAAATAGATTTCAGGGACGAACCGATAAAATCAAAGTCTCAAAGAGTATGGATTCCAATGATTTGAATAGAATcctatataattaataatttgtgTAATGAGAAATTGAGAGTTTTTGAGAGAAGAAAGTGTTTGTAAAATGttgttaaaatgataaaataaactattaaactaTACTTAATTCTTATCATAGTGGTCCTTAACTCATGAACATTTTTAACCTAATAGATTAGTCTTTTTTGTTAGACTCACTTCACCGCGGCTTAAGTCATAACAAATTAACGATTGATGTTTTCATTGAGAGTTAGGATATGAGTTAAAAAGAGCTATCTATAGATTGGATTAAAGTACACCCGATGAATACTCGTGATGAGTAAAACCGTCAAAGCGGAAAGAACTACAGTTGAATCGATGCAGACACGTGGGACTTAACCACCGACACTTGAAACCCTAGAACTGCTGACTCATACACATGTCAGCATCTTCTGCTTACATGAAATCTGTAAATTTTATTGCCTTTCTATGttgtttatttgatattttgagCATGTAAACATTCCTTGATACATTCTGCAAGGTGAGTCACATATTCTAACTGAACAAAATACATCACTCACTATTATGGCACTAGAAAGTAGAAAACATTACTGTGAAAAAGAACATGTAACATTTCTACTTTCTATGttaacaaaacaaacatcatGAGAGGATAGAAAAATATTATCATAAGCATTGaggaattttttaatttgtcgAGGTTGCAATCCGCAGCACTATGATGACTCGGAggtttgtgatttttatttgcAGCACCAGCAGCATAAACTGGTATAACTGCTCCTCCTCCATGTGATTGGCCACCTTGATTGCCTCCTCCATGAGTCCCACCTCCTTCAATCTTACTTCCATATCTTGCCTTATCTTCTAACTTGCTCTTCTGCACAAATTCTGTTCAACAGAACTCTTATTTAAGATATTTACTCATGGACCATGTTTCTTAAACATGcttaaagaaagaaataaaaaatgcttATTTAAGGTATTTTGATTGTAAATAAAGCAATAGGTTTCTGTTCAAAAATGTAAAGTGCAGAAGAAACTTATGTGGTTAGTATGCTTATTATAAATGCTAATACTATAACCAAGACAttgagctcaagtggttaatgagctcccctTAGGACGAATCGTTCGATAGAACTTGAGTTCCCCTAGAAACTACTTACCTTGCGGTCAAACTCTGGATTACCGAGGTCCCGTTCCCCtaagaaccagagggttaataccaaaaagtAATTAAAGGGTTGTTTAATGATATTTGAACTAACCCTACAAAAGCATATTGGTGCTGAAAATGACTACATAATTAGGTATCAGATCCCTACTACCAGTATCTTTTAAAAGCTCATTCTTTGTTCTAACTGATCCACAAGACTACAACAAAGTTCACAAGTCTTGTCATGCAAAGGAATCTTCCTACCTTACAGCATCTGAATATTTTGAGTGGGTGACAAAGAGCTTAAAGGGAAGATAATAATCAATGTACAAATTTAAAGTTCCCACCCTTCATTTTAAATCAAAGGAagtgttttgttcctattgaTACCTTAATACAATTTCTTTCACCAATGGTCAATATTAAAGAATCTATAAGCAGTTACCCTTATCCTATTATCCAGAGAATCGCAGTTTGAACCAAAAGTTTTTTCAAAAGAGTTCTCTTATCGTGGTTTGAACC encodes:
- the LOC123919936 gene encoding uncharacterized protein LOC123919936; the encoded protein is MQMDFRVLATLSLLVFINLASSEFVQKSKLEDKARYGSKIEGGGTHGGGNQGGQSHGGGAVIPVYAAGAANKNHKPPSHHSAADCNLDKLKNSSMLMIIFFYPLMMFVLLT